One window of Klebsiella quasivariicola genomic DNA carries:
- a CDS encoding DUF350 domain-containing protein has product MHVLNSLLAFCTYFFIGAAMVILFLFIYSKITPHNEWQLIKNNNMSASLAFSGTLLGYAIPLSSAAINAVSIADYLAWGVIALVVQLIIYGGVRLYMPALSEKIINHNIAAGLFMGSAALAGGIFNAACMTW; this is encoded by the coding sequence ATGCACGTTCTGAACTCATTACTGGCTTTTTGTACCTATTTTTTTATCGGTGCAGCGATGGTGATCTTGTTTCTTTTTATCTATTCAAAAATCACCCCACATAATGAATGGCAGCTGATAAAAAATAACAATATGTCGGCCTCGCTGGCGTTTAGCGGAACGCTGTTGGGATATGCTATTCCATTATCCAGCGCGGCGATAAACGCCGTCAGTATTGCTGATTATTTAGCCTGGGGTGTCATTGCCCTGGTAGTACAGCTGATTATCTATGGTGGAGTACGGCTATATATGCCGGCGCTAAGCGAAAAAATTATTAATCACAATATTGCTGCAGGCTTGTTTATGGGCTCTGCTGCGCTGGCCGGCGGGATTTTTAACGCCGCCTGCATGACATGGTAA
- a CDS encoding PspA/IM30 family protein, whose product MGILKSLFTLGKSMVSQAGETIEEAQGVRILEQHIRDAKSALDKAGQSRVDLLARVKLSNDKLQDLRARKDMLEARALEALNKNVAADLINEVATEIARLENEIAVEKRVLANLESSRDGVEQAVHATAQRIAQFEQQLEVVKATEAMQRAQQAVTTSTLGASSRVSTAAESLRRLQTRQAERQARLDAAAQLEKVADGSDLVEKLAQAGIGTTDKSAAEDVLARLRRQQSK is encoded by the coding sequence ATGGGAATATTAAAGAGCCTGTTTACGCTGGGTAAATCCATGGTCTCGCAGGCCGGAGAGACCATTGAGGAAGCGCAGGGCGTCAGGATCCTCGAACAACATATTCGCGATGCAAAAAGCGCACTGGATAAAGCAGGCCAATCGCGTGTCGACCTGCTCGCACGGGTAAAACTAAGCAACGATAAACTGCAAGATCTGCGTGCGCGTAAAGACATGCTGGAAGCACGTGCCCTGGAGGCGCTGAATAAAAATGTCGCTGCGGATTTGATTAACGAAGTCGCTACAGAGATTGCCCGCCTGGAAAACGAGATTGCTGTAGAAAAGCGCGTGCTCGCTAACCTTGAATCCTCGCGCGATGGCGTTGAGCAGGCCGTTCATGCGACGGCTCAACGTATCGCCCAGTTTGAACAGCAGCTGGAAGTCGTTAAGGCGACGGAAGCCATGCAGCGGGCGCAGCAGGCGGTCACAACATCCACCCTCGGGGCGTCTTCTCGGGTCTCCACCGCGGCGGAGTCACTCCGGCGTTTGCAAACCCGTCAGGCGGAACGCCAGGCCAGACTGGATGCTGCTGCGCAACTGGAAAAGGTGGCGGATGGAAGCGATCTCGTTGAGAAGCTCGCGCAAGCCGGCATTGGTACAACCGACAAAAGCGCGGCTGAGGATGTACTGGCGCGTCTGCGTCGACAACAGAGCAAATGA
- the yjfN gene encoding DUF1471 family protease activator YjfN, translating to MKRSFTLPSLLFTAATANTSAQSAEFASADCVTGLNEIGLISVTNLSGSQQDVEHAIARKADEQGASWYRIIQMYEEQQPDSWRVQAILYA from the coding sequence ATGAAACGATCTTTTACCCTACCCAGCCTGCTGTTTACCGCTGCGACGGCCAATACGTCCGCGCAGTCAGCCGAATTCGCCAGCGCGGATTGCGTCACTGGCTTGAATGAAATCGGTCTGATCTCCGTCACTAATCTTTCCGGCAGCCAACAGGATGTGGAGCACGCCATTGCCCGCAAAGCGGACGAGCAAGGCGCCTCCTGGTATCGCATTATTCAGATGTATGAAGAACAACAGCCGGACAGCTGGCGCGTACAGGCCATTCTCTATGCCTGA
- the rlmB gene encoding 23S rRNA (guanosine(2251)-2'-O)-methyltransferase RlmB, with the protein MSEMIYGIHAVQALLERAPERFQEVYILKGREDKRLLPLIHALEAQGVVIQLANRQFLDEKSEGAVHQGIIARVKPGRQYQENDLPDLLAQLDQPFLLILDGVTDPHNLGACLRSADAAGVHAVIVPKDRSAQLNATAKKVACGAAENVPLIRVTNLARTMRLLQEENVWIVGTAGEADHTLFQSKMTGPMALVMGAEGEGMRRLTREHCDELISIPMAGSVSSLNVSVATGICLFEAVRQRS; encoded by the coding sequence ATGAGTGAAATGATTTACGGCATCCATGCGGTGCAGGCACTGCTGGAGCGCGCACCTGAGCGTTTTCAGGAAGTTTATATTCTGAAAGGCCGTGAGGATAAGCGCCTGCTGCCGCTGATCCATGCCCTGGAAGCGCAGGGCGTGGTGATTCAGCTGGCCAACCGTCAGTTTCTTGATGAGAAGAGCGAAGGCGCAGTGCACCAGGGGATCATTGCCCGCGTGAAGCCGGGGCGTCAGTACCAGGAGAACGATCTGCCGGATCTGCTGGCGCAACTCGATCAACCCTTCCTGCTGATCCTCGACGGTGTGACCGATCCGCACAATCTCGGCGCCTGTCTGCGCAGCGCCGACGCTGCCGGGGTGCACGCGGTAATTGTGCCGAAAGATCGTTCCGCGCAGCTGAATGCGACGGCGAAGAAAGTCGCCTGTGGCGCAGCGGAGAACGTTCCGCTGATCCGCGTCACCAACCTGGCGCGCACTATGCGCCTGCTGCAGGAAGAAAACGTCTGGATCGTCGGAACCGCTGGCGAAGCCGACCATACGCTATTCCAGAGCAAAATGACCGGGCCGATGGCGCTGGTGATGGGGGCGGAAGGTGAAGGTATGCGCCGCCTGACCCGCGAGCACTGCGATGAGCTGATCAGCATCCCGATGGCGGGCAGCGTCTCCTCGCTGAACGTCTCGGTCGCTACCGGCATCTGTTTGTTTGAAGCAGTACGCCAGCGCAGCTAA
- the yjfP gene encoding esterase, whose product MIALEMRNLDGSEILHACPQESLNKPLPCIVFYHGFTSSKLVYSYFAVALAEAGFRVIMPDAPEHGARYQGDEAGRMLRFWPILQQNFREFPALREAIMAEGWLEGERLAVAGASMGGMTALGIMTHHPELNSVACLMGSGYFRSLSQTLFPSPDFDIDSLNEWDVSHQLSSLARRPLLLWHGDADDVVPPEETFRLEQALRQGDLAARLTCVWQKGVRHRITPEALATTVAFFQQHL is encoded by the coding sequence ATGATTGCACTAGAAATGCGCAACCTTGACGGCAGTGAAATTTTGCATGCCTGCCCGCAGGAGAGTCTGAATAAACCCTTGCCCTGTATCGTTTTTTATCATGGCTTCACCTCGTCGAAGCTGGTCTACAGCTACTTTGCGGTGGCGCTGGCCGAGGCGGGGTTCCGGGTGATCATGCCGGACGCGCCGGAGCATGGGGCGCGCTATCAGGGCGATGAGGCCGGGCGGATGCTGCGCTTCTGGCCGATCCTGCAGCAGAATTTCAGGGAGTTCCCTGCGCTGCGCGAGGCCATTATGGCTGAAGGATGGCTGGAGGGGGAGCGGTTGGCGGTGGCGGGCGCGTCGATGGGAGGAATGACGGCGCTGGGCATCATGACGCATCATCCCGAGTTGAACAGCGTCGCCTGTCTGATGGGGTCAGGCTATTTTCGTTCGCTGTCGCAAACCCTGTTCCCCTCGCCTGATTTTGATATCGATAGTCTCAACGAATGGGATGTCAGCCATCAGTTGTCGTCACTCGCCCGGCGGCCGCTGTTGCTCTGGCATGGTGACGCCGACGATGTCGTGCCGCCAGAAGAGACCTTCCGTCTTGAGCAGGCGCTCCGGCAAGGCGACCTTGCCGCCAGGTTGACCTGTGTCTGGCAAAAGGGCGTCCGCCATCGCATTACGCCAGAGGCGTTGGCCACGACGGTCGCCTTTTTTCAGCAGCACCTTTAA
- a CDS encoding isovaleryl-CoA dehydrogenase — protein MHWQTHTVFNQPTPLNNSNLFLSDTALREAVAREGAGWDGDLLASIGQQLGTAESLELGRLANSNPPELLRYDATGARLDDVRFHPAWHLLMQGLCANRVHNLAWQEGAREGAFVARAARFLLHAQVEAGTLCPITMTFAATPLLQQALPAPFRDWLSPLLSDRYDPHLAPGGQKRGLLIGMGMTEKQGGSDVLSNTTRAEKTAEGFYRLVGHKWFFSVPQSDAHLVLAQSPAGLSCFFVPRLLPDGQRNGVRLERLKEKLGNRSNASSEVEFYEACGWLVGEEGDGVRQILRMGGLTRFDCALGSHALMRRAFSVALYHALQRQAFGKNLVDQPMMRQLLGQMALRLEGQTAFLFRLARAWDRREDVRESAWARLFTPAAKFAICKAGIPFVAEAMEVLGGIGYCEESELPRLYREMPVNSIWEGSGNIMCLDVMRVLSKQPAAMELLAAECAEVKGQNRHLDRAWRQLQQLLRRPAEEQGREIARLVYRLGAGAQMLRHASPPLAEAWCRMMLDTRGGMRLDAPTLDDLLLRAMGRGRQAPQA, from the coding sequence ATGCACTGGCAAACGCATACTGTTTTTAATCAACCCACCCCGCTGAATAACAGCAATCTGTTCCTGTCTGATACCGCCCTGCGTGAAGCGGTGGCTCGCGAAGGCGCTGGCTGGGATGGCGATTTGCTCGCCAGCATAGGCCAGCAGCTGGGGACCGCCGAATCGCTGGAGCTGGGACGCCTGGCCAACAGTAACCCGCCGGAGCTGCTGCGCTATGACGCCACCGGCGCCCGGCTGGACGACGTGCGCTTCCATCCCGCCTGGCACCTGCTGATGCAGGGGCTGTGCGCGAACCGGGTGCATAACCTCGCCTGGCAGGAAGGGGCCCGCGAAGGCGCTTTTGTCGCCCGCGCCGCCCGCTTTCTGCTCCATGCCCAGGTGGAGGCCGGGACGTTGTGCCCGATTACCATGACCTTCGCCGCAACGCCCCTGCTGCAGCAGGCTTTGCCCGCGCCTTTTCGTGACTGGCTGTCGCCGCTGCTTAGCGATCGTTACGATCCCCATCTTGCGCCGGGCGGCCAGAAGCGCGGCCTGCTGATTGGTATGGGGATGACCGAGAAGCAAGGGGGCTCCGATGTGCTGAGCAATACCACCCGCGCGGAGAAAACGGCGGAAGGATTTTACCGGCTGGTGGGACACAAGTGGTTCTTCTCGGTGCCGCAGAGCGACGCCCATCTGGTGCTGGCCCAGTCTCCGGCGGGGCTCTCATGCTTCTTTGTGCCGCGTCTGTTACCCGACGGGCAGCGCAACGGCGTGCGTCTTGAACGTTTAAAAGAGAAGCTCGGCAATCGCTCCAACGCCAGCAGCGAAGTGGAATTTTATGAGGCCTGTGGCTGGCTGGTGGGCGAAGAGGGCGACGGCGTGCGGCAGATCCTCAGGATGGGCGGCCTGACCCGCTTTGACTGCGCGCTGGGCAGCCATGCCCTGATGCGTCGCGCCTTCTCGGTGGCGCTGTATCACGCGCTACAGCGTCAGGCGTTTGGCAAAAACCTGGTCGATCAGCCGATGATGCGCCAGTTGCTGGGGCAAATGGCGCTGCGTCTGGAGGGGCAAACCGCGTTTCTGTTTCGCCTGGCACGGGCCTGGGACCGTCGGGAGGATGTCCGGGAAAGCGCCTGGGCGCGCCTGTTTACGCCGGCGGCCAAGTTTGCCATCTGTAAGGCCGGCATCCCGTTTGTCGCTGAGGCGATGGAAGTGCTCGGCGGCATCGGCTATTGCGAGGAGAGCGAACTCCCGCGTCTTTACCGTGAGATGCCGGTCAACAGCATCTGGGAAGGCTCCGGCAACATTATGTGCCTCGATGTGATGCGGGTGCTCAGCAAGCAGCCGGCGGCGATGGAGCTGCTGGCGGCAGAGTGTGCCGAGGTGAAAGGACAGAACCGCCATCTGGACCGCGCATGGCGCCAGCTGCAGCAGCTGCTGAGACGGCCCGCCGAAGAGCAGGGCAGAGAGATCGCCCGGCTGGTCTATCGTCTCGGTGCGGGGGCGCAGATGCTGCGCCACGCTTCGCCGCCGCTGGCTGAGGCCTGGTGCCGGATGATGCTCGACACCCGCGGCGGTATGCGTCTTGATGCCCCGACCCTCGATGACCTGCTGCTGCGGGCTATGGGGCGTGGGCGCCAGGCGCCTCAGGCATAG
- a CDS encoding YjfK family protein, with translation MAHFFQRLFAKKSTPAPVCGPLGLHLKAGFTLETLAFRLLEDNLLVELPGEAYTIAATGQIDLGGGSRIYRYYTSGDEFLQINTTGGADVDDIDDIKLFVYVQSDGISQEKHWRSAISPASIGTPTFSWRQQRWQRFFNGGEPGNIAPVYMLEKVENQQHAVWEVHNFTMGYQRQVAEEMWEYLLLNGEESFNDRGESEWLFSYALGVDIPLTSLDIIG, from the coding sequence ATGGCCCATTTTTTTCAGCGTCTTTTTGCTAAAAAGAGTACGCCGGCTCCCGTATGCGGTCCGCTGGGGTTACATCTTAAAGCGGGTTTTACGCTGGAGACCCTGGCGTTTCGCCTGCTGGAGGATAACCTTCTGGTTGAGCTGCCGGGCGAGGCATATACCATTGCCGCGACCGGTCAAATTGATTTGGGGGGCGGTAGCCGGATTTATCGTTACTACACCAGCGGCGATGAGTTTCTGCAAATTAATACTACTGGCGGGGCGGATGTCGATGATATCGATGATATTAAGCTCTTTGTCTATGTCCAAAGCGATGGTATCAGCCAGGAAAAACACTGGCGTTCGGCAATCAGCCCAGCGAGTATTGGTACCCCGACATTTAGCTGGCGCCAGCAGCGTTGGCAGCGTTTTTTTAACGGCGGCGAGCCAGGGAACATTGCGCCAGTTTATATGCTGGAGAAAGTCGAAAATCAGCAGCATGCCGTATGGGAGGTTCATAATTTTACGATGGGCTATCAGCGGCAGGTAGCGGAAGAGATGTGGGAGTACCTGCTGCTAAACGGAGAAGAGTCGTTTAATGACCGGGGAGAATCTGAATGGCTCTTCTCATACGCGTTGGGAGTGGATATTCCACTCACCTCACTGGATATTATTGGGTAA
- the ulaR gene encoding HTH-type transcriptional regulator UlaR yields MTEAQRHQILLDLLAQTGFVTVEQVMSRLGISPATARRDINKLDESGKLKKVRNGAEAISEQRPRWTPMNIHQAQNLDEKVRIARAASQLIAPGESIVINCGSTAFLLGRELCGKPVQIITNYLPLANYLIDQEHDSVIIMGGQYNRSHAITLSPHGSENSLYAGHWMFTSGKGLTAEGLYKTDMLTAMAEQKMLNVVGKLAVLVDSSKIGERAGMLFSQAGQIDVVITGKQADAAILKQLEDQGVSVIRV; encoded by the coding sequence ATGACGGAAGCGCAAAGGCACCAAATTTTGTTGGATCTACTCGCCCAAACGGGGTTTGTTACCGTGGAGCAGGTGATGTCGCGGCTCGGGATTTCACCTGCGACCGCCCGACGTGATATCAACAAACTGGACGAAAGCGGCAAACTGAAAAAGGTTCGCAATGGTGCGGAAGCCATCAGCGAGCAGCGCCCCCGCTGGACGCCGATGAACATCCATCAGGCGCAAAACCTGGATGAAAAAGTGCGTATTGCACGCGCCGCTTCACAGCTGATCGCGCCCGGGGAAAGTATCGTCATCAACTGCGGATCCACCGCTTTTCTGCTGGGGCGAGAGCTGTGCGGCAAACCGGTGCAGATCATTACCAACTATCTGCCGCTGGCCAACTATCTGATAGACCAGGAGCACGACAGCGTCATTATCATGGGCGGGCAGTACAACCGCAGCCATGCCATCACGCTCAGTCCACACGGTAGCGAAAACAGCCTGTATGCCGGACACTGGATGTTCACCAGCGGCAAAGGGTTAACCGCGGAAGGGCTCTACAAAACCGATATGTTGACCGCCATGGCCGAGCAGAAAATGCTCAACGTGGTCGGCAAACTGGCGGTGCTGGTCGACAGCAGCAAGATCGGCGAACGCGCCGGGATGTTATTCAGCCAGGCCGGGCAAATTGATGTAGTGATCACCGGCAAACAGGCCGATGCCGCGATCCTCAAACAGCTTGAGGATCAGGGCGTCAGCGTGATCCGCGTTTAA
- a CDS encoding DUF2170 family protein gives MGWTPRALASALQQAAELNVNIDDSEHSFIIIMNDYGDLRLNVLFTSRQIIIETIICPLSTIQRQDLFNAFILRHQKLLPLSSVAISRLKNDEYYVAFGALSLNSSLEDVVLEIATLAANALDLAELIEQYTNE, from the coding sequence ATGGGATGGACTCCTCGAGCGCTCGCGAGTGCGCTCCAGCAGGCAGCTGAGTTAAATGTAAACATCGATGATAGCGAGCATTCATTTATCATTATAATGAATGATTACGGCGATCTACGACTTAATGTATTATTTACCTCCCGACAAATAATTATTGAAACTATTATTTGTCCGCTGAGCACTATTCAGCGGCAGGACTTGTTTAACGCCTTCATTTTACGCCATCAAAAATTACTCCCTCTCTCCTCGGTCGCGATATCCCGTCTTAAGAATGATGAATATTATGTCGCGTTTGGCGCCCTGTCGCTCAATTCCTCGCTGGAAGATGTGGTGCTGGAGATCGCGACGCTGGCCGCTAATGCATTAGATCTTGCTGAGTTGATAGAACAATATACGAACGAATAA
- the bsmA gene encoding biofilm peroxide resistance protein BsmA produces MVMRRFSPWLLAIVLSGCSVLQGTPEAPPPATDHPQEIQRNQTAGLQKMATVSVLMYGSPMDVEAALKAKAEAAKADYYVIIMIDDTMVPGQWYSQAILYRR; encoded by the coding sequence ATGGTTATGCGCAGGTTTTCACCGTGGTTACTGGCTATTGTCCTCAGCGGGTGTAGTGTCCTGCAGGGAACGCCGGAAGCCCCGCCGCCCGCCACCGACCATCCGCAGGAGATCCAGCGCAACCAGACGGCTGGCCTGCAGAAAATGGCCACGGTGAGTGTGCTGATGTACGGTTCGCCGATGGATGTCGAAGCGGCGTTGAAGGCCAAAGCAGAAGCGGCCAAAGCCGATTACTACGTCATCATCATGATCGATGACACCATGGTACCCGGCCAGTGGTATTCGCAGGCGATCCTTTATCGTCGATGA
- a CDS encoding DUF1190 domain-containing protein, with protein sequence MAKKRKSRSRNTAQNNAQATHASLARVNRQASAVQAKRSRYSGKYLTLAIMGGAAFFALKACSDDTNADNGGDGVFYSSVNDCVDGGNSASVCAHGWNNAKSNFYAHVPKQMSQEGCESQYVDCYFDSIDRSWTPMMSGFLLSRAVRKDRDEEYAYYNGGASYSSRAVWRTSSGAYAWRSGKNDIATSHTLAAKKTATVSRGGYGRSSSARGHWGG encoded by the coding sequence ATGGCTAAAAAACGTAAATCCAGATCCCGTAATACGGCACAAAATAACGCCCAGGCCACTCACGCTTCCCTCGCGCGGGTTAATCGCCAGGCGAGCGCGGTGCAGGCAAAGCGAAGCCGCTACAGCGGCAAATACCTGACGCTGGCTATTATGGGCGGCGCGGCGTTCTTTGCGCTTAAGGCCTGTAGCGATGATACGAATGCGGATAATGGCGGTGACGGCGTATTTTACTCTTCCGTCAATGATTGTGTTGATGGCGGTAACAGCGCCAGCGTCTGCGCTCACGGCTGGAACAATGCGAAGTCGAACTTTTATGCCCATGTCCCTAAGCAAATGAGCCAGGAAGGCTGTGAGTCGCAGTATGTCGACTGCTATTTTGACAGCATCGATCGGAGCTGGACGCCGATGATGAGCGGTTTTCTACTCAGCCGGGCAGTGCGTAAAGATCGCGATGAAGAATATGCCTATTACAATGGCGGCGCGTCCTATTCTTCCCGGGCTGTATGGCGAACATCGTCGGGCGCGTATGCCTGGCGTAGTGGTAAAAACGATATTGCCACCAGCCATACGCTGGCTGCGAAAAAAACGGCGACTGTTTCCCGCGGCGGCTACGGACGATCGTCCAGCGCGCGCGGCCATTGGGGAGGTTGA
- a CDS encoding glutathionylspermidine synthase family protein, whose amino-acid sequence MLRHAIPVRRDLDRIADEHGFDFHVIDNEIYWDESRAYRFTLRQIEEQIEKPTAELHQMCLEVVERAVKDEQLLQQLAIPPLYWDAIAESWRQGDPSLYGRMDFVWCGADAPLKLLEYNADTPTSLYEAAWFQWFWLTDARHSGAIPRDADQYNAIQERLIARFSELYSPEPLYFCCCEGSDEDRTTVLYLQDCAQQAGQETRFLYVEELGLGVGGMLTDLDDNVIRRAFKLYPLEWMMRDDNGPLLCKRRERWIEPLWKSVLSNKGLMPLLWRFFPRHPNLLPAWFANESPQIAPGESYVRKPIFSREGGNVTIFNGQQQIIEHADGDYAEEPMIFQAFQPLPRFGDSYTLIGSWIVDDEACGMGIREDNTLITKDTSRFIPHYITG is encoded by the coding sequence ATGTTGCGACACGCTATTCCTGTTCGCAGGGATCTGGATCGGATTGCCGACGAACACGGTTTCGATTTTCATGTCATTGACAACGAGATCTACTGGGACGAGAGTCGAGCCTACCGCTTCACATTACGCCAGATAGAAGAGCAGATTGAAAAACCGACCGCCGAATTGCATCAAATGTGTCTCGAGGTCGTTGAGCGGGCGGTGAAGGACGAGCAGCTGTTGCAGCAGCTGGCGATCCCGCCGCTATACTGGGATGCGATTGCGGAAAGCTGGCGTCAGGGGGATCCTTCTCTCTATGGCCGTATGGATTTTGTATGGTGCGGTGCCGACGCTCCGCTTAAGTTGCTGGAATATAATGCGGATACGCCAACGTCACTGTACGAAGCTGCCTGGTTTCAATGGTTTTGGCTGACAGACGCCCGACACAGCGGGGCGATCCCGCGTGACGCCGACCAGTACAATGCCATTCAGGAACGGCTGATTGCCCGCTTTAGTGAACTTTACAGCCCGGAGCCGCTCTACTTTTGCTGTTGTGAAGGGAGTGATGAAGATCGCACGACGGTGCTTTATCTCCAGGACTGTGCGCAGCAGGCGGGTCAGGAAACGCGTTTTCTCTATGTTGAAGAGCTGGGACTCGGCGTCGGCGGTATGCTGACCGATTTGGATGACAACGTTATCCGTCGGGCGTTTAAGCTCTATCCCCTGGAATGGATGATGCGAGATGATAATGGCCCGCTGTTGTGTAAGCGGCGAGAGCGGTGGATCGAACCGTTATGGAAGAGTGTACTCAGCAACAAAGGGTTGATGCCGCTGCTATGGCGGTTCTTTCCCCGTCATCCTAATCTGCTACCCGCCTGGTTTGCCAATGAATCGCCACAGATCGCGCCGGGCGAGAGCTATGTGCGTAAACCGATCTTTTCACGTGAAGGCGGCAACGTCACCATCTTTAATGGCCAGCAGCAGATTATCGAACATGCTGATGGAGACTACGCGGAAGAGCCGATGATCTTTCAGGCCTTCCAGCCCTTGCCGCGCTTTGGTGACAGCTACACGCTGATTGGCAGCTGGATCGTGGATGATGAGGCTTGCGGGATGGGGATCCGGGAGGATAATACATTGATTACTAAAGATACTTCTCGTTTTATTCCTCACTATATAACCGGCTAA